The following are encoded in a window of Vicia villosa cultivar HV-30 ecotype Madison, WI unplaced genomic scaffold, Vvil1.0 ctg.000863F_1_1, whole genome shotgun sequence genomic DNA:
- the LOC131631779 gene encoding small ribosomal subunit protein uS13z/uS13y/uS13x-like, protein MSLVANEEFQHILRVLNTNVDGKQKIMFAMTSIKGIGRRFSNICCKKADIDTNKRAGELSAAELDNLMTVVANPRQFKIPDWFLNRKKDYKDGKFSQVVSNQLDMKLRDDLERLKKIRNHRGLRHYWGLRVRGQHTKTTGRRGKTVGVSKKR, encoded by the exons ATG TCTTTGGTGGCGAACGAAGAATTTCAGCACATTCTGCGTGTGCTGAACACCAACGTTGATGGAAAGCAGAAGATCATGTTCGCAATGACCTCCATTAAGGGTATTGGAAGGCGATTCTCTAACATCTGCTGTAAGAAAGCTGATATTGACACGAACAAAAG GGCTGGTGAATTGAGTGCTGCAGAGTTGGATAATTTGATGACAGTGGTTGCGAACCCTCGTCAATTCAAGATACCCGATTGGTTCTTGAATAGGAAGAAGGATTACAAGGATGGTAAATTCTCTCAAGTTGTCTCCAATCAACTTGACATGAAGTTGAGGGATGATTTGGAGAGACTCAAGAAAATCAG AAACCATCGTGGTTTGAGGCACTATTGGGGCCTCCGTGTTCGAGGTCAGCATACCAAGACTACTGGCCGTAGAGGAAAGACTGTCGGTGTCTCAAAGAAGCGTTAA